The nucleotide sequence gatgacaaaaaaaatatataaaataacagtaGGCTCCTTTGGTTAAAAATTGCGGTTGAAGACAAAAGTGTAATGTATCATAAACTCATAAATCCCACCACAATACAAACGTTGGCCACTTATGACCTGTAAATAAACGATTTCAAAAGAATAATAAAAGTTCGTGTTTGAAATATAGCACTCACCTTAAGGACTTGATTGAAATAATATCCCGTTGAAGGtcgtatttaaaaaagtaaataaaatgatgtTTGTGAGTCCGCTTTTACTCCAGGGGTCCGTGCCCTTCTATCGGCTTTTGACTTGGGCACTGCTCTCGTGAACGCGCGTCATTCTATAAAGCGCGCTACGCGTTCACGCTATGTAATAATAAAAAGCGCCGAGAGATGGCGCTgtagaacaaaacatttattgctCCAGTCCCAAAAACAAATAACATAGTGTTTATACacaatatttacatagaaaacattTAATGTAAACATAACATGTAATTTTGTGTTCCCAAAAATGGCAATATTTGTCCAAGTccacaaattaatattaataattattatgaaaatactCATGCAGGCATTACTTTTTAACATTACACTAATGATAAATGTATTTGAGTATAAAGAAGATTTAAAAGTGTACCACACATATAGGTTTGATCACCAGTTGGATTGTGTAGTAATGCTAAAATGATCGTAGCACTGTTCCCGAtagtgttttattcatttttacctTGCTGAAAAGTGGTTATTAATTTTAGCTGATGTTCAAAGGTGGACTACCCACTACGAATCCTTTAgcttatgaatattcataagtTGTTTATTAAATTCTTTGTGCGTCAAGTgacgtaattaatattcatgagtcaaGTCGTCGCTGAATTCTGAATCTGAATTATTTGCAGCAGCGCCCTCTGTTGGCTGAGACGTCCAGACGCAGCACAGACTCGCACTGCTTGTCCTCCTGTGAGGCAAGTAACCTGAgacaaataaaacagaataaaataggCATCCTacattttttctatttgaattgctACTTCagtaatataattttactctattatattatatcttaTAAGTTACTGCATTGGAAAAAGACATTTAACTTGTGATCGCTGATTATTAAATATCTTTAATCCAGATTTACACCTGGTCAGATGGGTCATGGCCTCCTCCACCTGCTGTCCACTCTTAGCACTGCATTCATAGAACACAGCCTGGTACTGCTGTCAAGACAGACAACATCAAAACTCTTTATTCAAACACTGACACATGCAAATGACTGAAATCAGTCGGAAAGGATGAGCTGGGTGATTCATCACCTCCGCCAGTCTGCGGCCTTGTGCTCTTGTCACCTCTCTCCTGTCTGCACTCACCAGGTCTGTCTTATTGCCTAGCAACATCAGACACGCCCCCTCAGCCATATTTTCCTGCCAgtcaaacacacccacacacacacacagaatgataCTCAGTCTAATCCCATAAACCAATCACAGGGTCACACACAGTCAACATAAACAGATTAAGGCACATGCTAAATACACTCTCTTACTGATTTCACAGTAAACCTTCAATCAGAATCACACACTGATGTGAATGCAAAGCAGTGTAAGCAGACCTTTTGCATTCAAATGTTGCTATTCTATGGAAACAGACTATATGCTTATATCTACACCTGTGAGGGTTTACCttagtatttattttgttgttgtggcCTATTTGTGAATGCTCACTATTGAGGAAAATAGAATACTGactgagaaaataaaaaatgttagccaaaataaaaatcttgttaagatgtaatatatatatatatatgcagtacagaccaaaagtttggacacaccttctcattcaaagaattttctttattttcatgactatgaaaattgtagagtcacactgaaggcatcaagggctatttgagcaagaaggagagtgatggggtgcttggccagatgacctggcctccacagtcgccggacctgaacccaatcgagatggtttaggggtgagctggaccgcagacagaaggcaaaagggccaacaagtgctaagcatctctcggggaactccttcaagactgttggaagaccatttcaggtgactacctcttgaagctcatcaagagaacgccaagagtgtgcaaagcagtaatcaaagcaaaaggtggctactttgaagaacctacaatatgacatattttcagttgtttcacacttttttgttatgtatataattccacatgtgttaattcatagttttgatgccttcagtgtgaatctacaattttcatagtcatgaaaataaagaaaactctttgaatgagaaggtgtgtccaaacttttggtctgtactgtatatatatatatatatatatatatatatatatatgtatatagacaAGTATTTGAATAACACAAAGGCAATTCAAGCTGGtttatatagcctaatgttaaagGTTAATGCTTGTCCAAAACGTTGGTCTACAACTTTAAACAGTTTACAAAGATGCTCATGCAGGTTGAAACTAAATCAACAATGATCAGCCATTTAAACCAATTTGGATTATCTTCATGACCATAAACATTCAGCGTAGACTAGCCAGAAGCCATAAATAACTGATAGCCTACTGATTCAGATTGGGTTCAGACTACTATTTTCCTTTCACCTTGAAATACTGAAGACATTTCCTCTTGCAGAAGGTAAACtgaatatttaatcaaattagtCTGACCTGCACCTGATCCAGCCAATGGCAGACGGCCGTGAAAGACGCCTCATGCGTGAGGTCATACATGGCGATGATTCCGTCAGCCCTTCGGAAGTATTGCTGCGTGATGCTGTGAAACCTGATGGAGACGACAGGAGGTCTTTGGAGATTTAAAGCAGGTTTTTAACCTGGAAACATCAGTTCAAAATCATTCTGATAATACACTGAAGTTTCTTTCCAAACCTCTATACTGGGATAAAATTGCAACAGCAACAAATGCTTGTGTAGGGCCAAAGACTCAAACCGTGTACCAAGTGACGCGCTATACACTATctacttttttatacttttatatctACTAATTTTATATGGCTATTTTGTCATTAGTAATCAGAGTCTGGTAGCTCCTCCACCTTCACAACAAAATTAAAACTGCTACAATTGAGCGCATGACGTGTCCAACATTCCACACATTTAGAAAAATACAAAGACAGTTCACTCCTGAACTTATGGATGGGAGATATAAGCATGTTATGACTGCATATGCACATTGGCTGGTTTAACCTGTAAAGAAATAAGCTTTTTAAACGCTATCTGAGCATTAGAAACAACATTCAAGGGGTAGTTcatttcagattttgttgctgattttaaatatataatttaattgagATTTCAGTGAGCAATTTTTCAGTGAGATTTCAGGACTCCCCcaattcatttagataggacttCTAGAGGCATTGCAAATATGGCCGCCAAGTGAACAGACTTTCCTTGAAAGGGACTTTGGTACACGATCCACTGTTATTATGATGGTGAATTCCTCTCTTTTACTTCTAGGGGTTACAAAGCCACGGAAATGCACAAAACTACATACGGTCGCTTTTAATGATCTTGCATTGTGGATTATGAAAATCAGTCTGTTGGTTCTATGAAACCGTTTTGGGGACATCTGACCTCTCCTGCCCTGCGGTGTCCCACAGCTGCAGAGCGACTGGTGTTGAATCAAGCATCACGCTCCTGACCTGAAAATCCATTCCTGTCAATCAGTCATCAGGTGACATGTCAGCACACAAAAGGAATTAAGTTAAGCCAGAGCATAAAATGTCTAGCGTCTCTCACCCACAGTTGAGGCCAAGTTATTGGGGAAGTGGCCGCTgcagtagtgatggatgaatgagCTCTTTCCCACTGCAGAGTTCCCCAAAAACACCACCTTAAACACACGCTCAGGGTCATGCAATGTGCTCTGGagcagaaagaagaaagaaaggttTTCCTGGAAAGCCACATCAAGCAGGTAAATATTTGATTTGCTGTTAAAATTAATGAGCTCAACattgtttgttgtgtttggaaGTTACAGAAAGTGTCTTCTACTGTAATTTGCACAATTTAcataatttgtaatttgtaagaCACGCAAACACAAGTACCGTGGTTTTCTCTGACTGGCAGGTAGTTTTGTCTTCTCTCTCTTCAGCTATAGAGAGTCTTTTCGGACTTGAATCTGTTAGTGAGCTGTCTGAATCCTCAGACTCGTCATCTGGGTTTTCCATCAACTGCCTTTGGAAaggatacaattattttaatgcaaaaaaaaaaaagtatatcaattataaaatatttcaaaactaaAACTATgactaaaaaaatagaaataaaaatgtataagaaCAATGTAGACACGCatagacacttaataataatcaaataataatcataatgataaatgacaaaaacacaacaaaattactaaacctttaaaattaaaaattaaatgtaaataaatacaattaaaaagtaaaatcgttatatcaatgatactaaattAACATTGAAAAAATAGTGTGTGCTGTTTTAATTAGCAGGAATGGAAAATCGGAAACTGTTATTTAGCATCTTAAAAAGtatatgaagagttcatttgcaaaaacagttaacaccatttttaaaaaaataatgtttttttttttttttttttttacggcatTCCAATTAATATGAATCAAAATGCAGTTAggttgttttaattaaatgataaaaactaagaaaatacagctaactaacacaataaaaacatgataacacacacaaaaaaataagacaatttataaaataaaataagatttaagaaaatttataaaaacagagttatctgtttttgcaaataaactcttcatataCTTTTTAAGATGCTAAATAACAGTTTGCGGCATTGGGAAAGACAAATGGCCTGGAGAATAATCCCGGTATACACTAAAGGTTGTGACTCTGAATTGTAATTAGTGTATAATTGCAACTTCATTTATGGCAAGAGCTATACCATGTATTCAAAATGCACATcttatatgtacatatgtatttTAATAGAGTGTGATGTGCATCAATACAGCATGTATAAGGTTTTTTTAGATACCCACCTTTGTGCGGATTTCCTCGGTGGAAAATAGTTCCCCAGTATGGATTCCTTCCTTTGCAAAGCGTTCTTCATTTGAGCTGTCTGAGGAACAGTTGATGAGATATGAAAGAAATTTTAGCTTCATCTTTACTGCAGACTGTTTTAAATGATAACTGAGAAAATGTAATGCCtagtttattttgtaaaaaaaaaaaaaaaaaacatgcatattgaTCTCCCAGAGAAGTAAATGATGCAAAACCGATGGGTTCAGGTGATGCACTTGATTAAGTGTTTGCAATGCCTTTATATatatctaaaacagttttttatgtaaaatgtgtGACATGGGTTGACAGTGGTTTTGAAACGACAGcacttgtgtgtgtgcatgcaagtAAATCACCCAAAATGATGACATGAATCAAGATGAATAAACACTTTTATTGTTTACTGTCTGACAACATATCCATTTGTTCAACTTTAAATCTTAACATAAtctacattttgttcattttgagtCAATCagagaccaaatacattaactgTCACTGGACAGAACTGCTCATTTCAAAAGAAACTACCAAACAAAACTGTACTAAATTACAAGTACAAATATGAAATAAGATGAGAGTTAATGAGGTAAAGTGGCATATATTTCAAGGCATTGAAATGTAATTGGTAAATTAAGTGttatgttattttttctttttgttttctattaAGGCTGTTCTAAAACAAAATAACCATTATCTTGGAATCACACTTGTTTGTAACAGACCGAACAAAGAACAATCTTTCCTCTAAAGTGACTCATTTCATTAGCGCACATTGGCTACATTCCATATTCACAGTTTTAAATGTTCCACACAAGGTCTTCTTTGAGTTTCCTTCAAGTCATTCGTTTTTGTTCCTCTCGGAGGCTGACGAATGGAACAGGGCTCTCCCAAGAATAGACTAACCAGAGCTGCACCTGAAGAGTGCATGGCCGGCATCATTTACAACATAGCGAATTCCCAAGGGAACATGGGCTCTCAGAAACCATAGGAAAACATCCAGATGAATGAAGCTTTTCCCATTTAGCTGCACATTCTGCAGGTATGCAGTGTGGGTTATGTTACATGGGCAAAAGGTAGGGTTAATACGGGTGAACAGAGCGCACCCACGGCGAGAAGGCGTGAACACAGCGGCATGGTGGGTAAGAAGTGGGAGACATGAAGGGGTATTTTTGACTAACCATCTTCTGTGTCTGATGGGCATCTTTATCATCCCGAAGACGCTTGTTCATGTCTCTACaaaagagaaagtgagagaatTCCAGTTAGATTTTAAGATAAAGCTCCTCCTCACAGGACTTTTGGAAACAACCTTGGAATATGGATATCAAATCTAGTTATCAATCAGGTGGACTAATGACTGATCAAACATCTTAAACCTCCAGCTGTTTTGATTTGGTCAATTCTTGCAGCTTACACTTGAATGCTCATCATCATACCACATACTAAATGTGTAACCGTTTCAGTTGGGTCGCTCTTACCGGAGAAGATCCAGCTGTCTCATGAGGCTTTCCCGTTCCTTCTGCATGTTTCGGGACACTTTCATGACGTCTCTGTAGTGAGAAACAGTTGGACATGAAAtggaaatggttcttttaagaactattCGCTGAAAGGTGCTTTGAGGAACCAAAATGCATTATCTATTGAATTCCTGCAAGCCCCACTTTTGGAAAGTACTAGTAAAAGTAATGCAAAGTAAAACTCAAAGCCCACCTCTCTTTGCCCTTCTGCTGTTGTTTAATGGTGTTCTGTAGTTGTTGTAGTTGACTCAGAGCGTGCTGGAGCTCCTCTCGGCTCTTGTCCAGTTGGTCCTGCAGCTGCTGGTTGATGTTCTGCAGTCGGCGGTTCTCCCCACGAGTGTCAGTCTGATCGCTGCTTAGACTGTTGATCCTGCTCtccaactacacacacacacacacacaggtggggTGAGACAGAGCCCGCTGCTGGTTTAATAAATCAGACGTGTTGACGAGTGAATGATGAGTCTGTACCTCTCTCTGTTTGGTGAGTGTGAACTCAAGTTCTTGTTCTCGCATCTTCAGTTCCTGTAGTAGCTGCTCTTTCTTGTCTCCTTGCCTCATGCTGTCCTTCATCACAGAGCAGACCAACaacacaccatcatcatcatcaaaatatCACATCACCCAAATCACATTATCATCATCCTCAATATCATCAAAATCTTAATCACCATGAGCGATGTCATCATTATAATCTAATCATAATCACTATCATAATCACAATGAATTATATAATTACTAACAGCATATACACCATGATCACCCCACGGATATCATAATCACAAGggacaaaaatatgaataattacagCAATATCATCACCATCATAAATATCATTGTCACTATTACTATCACAACAATCACCATGAACTATATGATTACCATCATCATAATCACCATCATCACCACTGTTATCAATCACCTAAAACAATCATTTTATCCCACCATTATATCACCAATACCTTTATCACAATCACCATATTGTAATAATTACATATAATCATGAACAATATTATCACCATCATCAATGTCATGATCACTATTATAATCACCATCATCACCAATACTATTATAATCACCATGAATGATATAATTACGAACAGCATATCCACCATTATCGACATTGACATCATCACAAGGAACAAAAATATTATTCCTATCAACGATAATTATAATCACCAGGAACAATATTATCCTCACCATCATCAATATCATTGTCACTATTACAATCACATCAATCACCATGAACTACATACATGATTACTGTCATCATAAACACTGCCGTCACCATTGGTATCATAATCATCAGAAACAGTCACATTATCAAATCATAATCACCATTATCACCATCATAAACAATGTTATTACTCTAATCTATATCATCATAATTACCATTACCATCACTACCATCATAATCACCATCAAAATTACCATGAACATTATCCCCATAACAGCATCATCACTATCACCATCACTATAATATTTATCATCACCATCATTAATATCACTGTCAACATATCTATCACAATAATCACCATTATGATCACTGTCGTCATTATCAACATCACACTACTATCACAATCACCATGAAATGTATGATtaccatcatcataatcatcattacCATCACTATCATAATCATCAGGAACAAAATGATCATCACCAATATCAACATCATTATCACCATTACTATCTCAATCACCATGAACTATGATTACCATCATCACAATCACCATGAACGATATTATCACCATCATCTTTCATTACAGTAATCACCATCATTATAATAACCACCATGAACAATATCACAATTTCCTCTAAGACTGCGctctaataaaataattacatttcccCCTTTAAAGGTTTGTCAAACTTAAATCTGTTTCatatttatagtgtgtgtgtttgtgtgcatatttACCAGAGCttgtcttttctctctctcttcttttaaCTGACTCTCCATGTCTTCATACATGGACCGAACCACTCTGTCATGATCTTCCTCTCTCCTGTAGGACACATAAACACTCAGCAGTCAGCACATTTCATTTATCTCAAGACATGTTTATTTTACAACAGGAAGGCTGACCTGCACAGTGCCTGTTctaaattgtctctctctttgAGTGCATCCTGAAGATGAGACACAGTGTAGGAAAGAACCTCTTCCAAAACACCCAGCAGCTCAGGTTTGTCCCTCTGGAGCTCACACCACAGAGTACACAGCTCCCACTGACTAACACACagacacatctttaaaacaaaaactcATATCAACTTTTTTTCAGGGTTTGGCAGATGGAGCCCATAATCGTTAACCTAAATGCGTTCAATAACTGTATTCTGGCTTTGTCGAGCCAATATTGATTTCAAACAGATAAGCACAGCTTTCTCGTTATCTTATCTGTTACACAGTGGTGAACATAGCTGTGTACATGTACTCACTCTTTGAAGAGTTTATCAGCTCCCAGCTCCATGAGGATGTGTGTGAATCGGATCTGCATCGGCTCTATTCTCTCCTCTCTGACCATCTCTCCACCTCTGCTCTCCGTTCTCTCCTCCGGCCCAGAACCAACAAGCTCTCCTAATTTAGACAGAGATTTTCATTTAGGCATATATCATAATGCATACTACACATAGTATTCCATAGCCTACTGCATACTACTATTAAAAATATTGTGTGAAATGGTACAAAATATGTAAGAAAACATATCAACAGATGAAATCGCTATGTTGTACAGGTATGTTTAATGCAGCAAGTGGTGTTCAGTTATAAGTATATCAATATCATGTTCAGTAATTGAAACATTgctggaataaaatataaatgtaataaatgtaaatttaaataagagTTAGATTACAAATGCAATTTGAAATAGGAATTGTTTAGGTACTGTAATATATAAACTGAAGTTGAACTACAATTACTGAAActgaaattatacaattattaaaaaaagcacaataaactaTGAAAacgttaattaaaatataaacttaaaaaataaaaataaaaaagtagttaCTATGAAACTATTAATAAATTTTCttgaaataaatactataatagcatatatatatattaaaataacattggtTATTAATTTTTATCATGCACATTTTTATACTttatacacacttttttttttttattcacacctttgttttattatctatataaacatttggttgcactttattttacagtacgtgtacttacacatacttatagtgtacttatagtgtatttatctaagaaaggtCTGGTAATACATGGTAACTACATGGgttagggttagtacctagttattgtaattactgtaataagtacatagtatgtacatgaggaacaggactgtaaaataaagtgctaccaaacatttttatataacaaacttcaaacacttttattttctctttttaattcCCACATACACACTAACCGAGGCCCGTGTGGAACTCAAGGGGTGTGAGGTAACCATTTCTGTCTCTGTCTAAACTCTCAAACACTGATTCCAGTTGCTCAGGAGACAGAGGAAGCTCTTGCTGAAGTCTCTGGTGGATGTAAACATGATAAGACACATTAAACACATCCCTAGTATTAAGAGAAATCATGTGACATACGCCACCACCCGTCCAGGCTCACCTGCATGTCTCTCTTCGTGATGAATCCTTTCCCCTCTTTATCACACAGCTCAAAGAGCTCTTTAGCTTTGCTCATTCTGTCTGAGTCAGGAGAGGTCGCATCGTTGGACGAGTGTAACCTCGCTGTGCGATTCGGTAAGGGGCTCAACAGACTGGAGCGAGGCGGCATCTGACCACTGCCTGTCCCCTCCAGCACCACCCCGTCCTTCAACCAGCCAGACATAACTGCAGTAAGACAGCAGTTATACAAGAATAAAAATGACCAGCTGGTAAGGAATGTCGCTAATGTGGTCCAACCAGGTTAAGCAATGATACGAAAACAATCTTATCTCGTAGTTCTTCCTCTAATTGGCCACAAGTGTGGCAAGTAGCACAAAGTAAGACTTTTTGTTGGTCGCTTAGTTTCTATTTTTGTTGTCATGCCCTCACTAGCCCGAAATCCTTCTTCAAATGCCTGCGTTTTAACCTTTGAACATGTTCTAAATATTGCTTAACCTAGAATATCTATTTTTAGTAAGGATGGAAAAAAATCGCTTGATGCTATAAAGTTGTTGTTAGAATATTAACTTTgcattcattaatattattgCACTGTGATTTAGTTAAAAGTTGACTTTTTTAAATGCTTACTATTTAATCGGTCAAAGTCAGCTTCATTAATGGAAAATGCTGAGGGCATCTGAAATATCCTGCTTCTTACATATCCACAAATAATGGTTAACCAGGATGTAAAACAGTCCTTCAAACAGGTGCCATGTTTTCTGACACGAGACGCTCAATATAACCTGGCTGTAATTGCCCCGCACTAATGCCATATCGCAATGTAGCAAATATTATGTAGCAGCTGTGATCACATATGGATGGTTTTGTGATTTCACATGGAAGCTAAAGAAAACAGAACTACTCCTTCAGTAAATGTCCAGCCTGTTAGAGTGACCAGCTCCACGTCTGCAGTAGCACAGAGAAGCTCAACTCATATAGGCCAATAATGCTGATATAAAGGGAGCCAACGATTCATATAATGCGTTTACAGTTTCGATCTatttttccattaacatatactgtatatggattTATATGTATATAGCTGCAAAAAGAACATTATAACTGTAATGTTAAGGATacattacagtattattatttttttgtttacatttacatgttaaaagtttttgaacagtaagagttttaatgtttttttttttttttaaagaagtctcttctcctcaccaagcTTGCATTTATATGATCCAAAACAGAGCAAAagcaaaactgtgaaatattttttactatttaaaataactgctttctatataaattattttaaaatgtaattactgcctgtgatttcaaagctgaatttattggcatcattcctccagtcttcagtgtcacatgatccttcagaaatcattctaatatactgatttgcttctcaaaaaacatttattgttagtattatgttgaaaacagcggagtagattttttttcaggtttctttgataaatataaagctCAGAAGAATAGCATTTtcctgaaacagaaatctttgtaacattatgaatgtctttataattttttcatatttgttgTTCAAAATAACAACACTATACTGTATGTAGAATAATGACATCAAGGCTAGATGTGCATATTACGCATTCGATTATCTGCCTCAACAATGTTTTGGTCAATCCCTAAT is from Carassius carassius chromosome 43, fCarCar2.1, whole genome shotgun sequence and encodes:
- the cracr2b gene encoding EF-hand calcium-binding domain-containing protein 4A, producing the protein MSGWLKDGVVLEGTGSGQMPPRSSLLSPLPNRTARLHSSNDATSPDSDRMSKAKELFELCDKEGKGFITKRDMQRLQQELPLSPEQLESVFESLDRDRNGYLTPLEFHTGLGELVGSGPEERTESRGGEMVREERIEPMQIRFTHILMELGADKLFKDQWELCTLWCELQRDKPELLGVLEEVLSYTVSHLQDALKERDNLEQALCRREEDHDRVVRSMYEDMESQLKEEREKRQALDSMRQGDKKEQLLQELKMREQELEFTLTKQRELESRINSLSSDQTDTRGENRRLQNINQQLQDQLDKSREELQHALSQLQQLQNTIKQQQKGKERDVMKVSRNMQKERESLMRQLDLLRDMNKRLRDDKDAHQTQKMTAQMKNALQRKESILGNYFPPRKSAQRQLMENPDDESEDSDSSLTDSSPKRLSIAEEREDKTTCQSEKTTSTLHDPERVFKVVFLGNSAVGKSSFIHHYCSGHFPNNLASTVGMDFQVRSVMLDSTPVALQLWDTAGQERFHSITQQYFRRADGIIAMYDLTHEASFTAVCHWLDQVQENMAEGACLMLLGNKTDLVSADRREVTRAQGRRLAEQYQAVFYECSAKSGQQVEEAMTHLTRLLASQEDKQCESVLRLDVSANRGRCCK